Proteins from one Azospirillum ramasamyi genomic window:
- a CDS encoding ABC transporter permease has product MSLAVDSAPAASVPLASTGRGRTLIGAGAALATLAAIAVAAALLPDDGLRSNLSQRSLAPSLDHPFGTDPLGREMLVRTVKGLAVSLRIGLMSAGFAALLAVILGVVAAVDRRLDFLVGGLIDLTMALPHLVLLILISFAFGGGTRGVIIAVVLSHWPSLARVVRAEVKSVLISDYVAISGKLGRSRLSIAVGHIAPHVLPQALVGAILLFPHAILHEAAMTFLGFGLEPHLPAIGVLLSESMRYLTAGLWWLGLLPGLSLLVMVLTFERVAAGVRLILDPRRSQE; this is encoded by the coding sequence ATGAGCCTCGCCGTGGACAGCGCCCCGGCGGCCTCCGTGCCGCTGGCCTCGACCGGCCGCGGCCGCACGCTGATCGGCGCCGGGGCGGCACTGGCGACCCTGGCGGCGATTGCCGTCGCCGCGGCCCTGCTGCCGGACGACGGGCTGCGCAGCAACCTGTCGCAACGGTCGCTGGCGCCCAGCCTCGACCACCCTTTCGGCACCGATCCGCTCGGCCGGGAGATGCTGGTGCGCACGGTCAAGGGTCTGGCCGTCAGCCTGCGCATCGGGCTGATGTCGGCCGGCTTCGCGGCCCTGCTGGCGGTGATCCTGGGGGTGGTCGCCGCCGTCGACCGGCGTCTCGATTTCCTGGTGGGCGGGCTGATCGACCTGACCATGGCGCTGCCGCATCTGGTGCTGCTGATCCTGATTTCCTTCGCCTTCGGCGGTGGGACGCGGGGCGTGATCATTGCCGTGGTGCTGTCCCATTGGCCGAGTCTCGCCCGCGTGGTGCGCGCCGAGGTGAAATCGGTGCTGATCTCCGACTATGTTGCGATCTCCGGCAAGCTCGGGCGCTCGCGCCTCTCCATCGCCGTCGGCCATATCGCGCCGCATGTGCTGCCGCAGGCCCTGGTCGGTGCCATCCTGCTGTTTCCCCACGCCATCCTGCACGAGGCCGCGATGACCTTCCTCGGCTTCGGACTGGAGCCCCACCTGCCGGCCATCGGCGTGCTGCTGTCCGAATCCATGCGCTATCTGACCGCCGGGCTGTGGTGGCTCGGCCTGCTCCCCGGCCTGTCGCTGCTCGTCATGGTGCTCACCTTCGAGCGCGTCGCGGCCGGCGTGCGCCTGATCCTCGATCCCCGCCGTTCGCAGGAGTAG
- the nikR gene encoding nickel-responsive transcriptional regulator NikR: protein MQRVTITLDDDLLADIDRLVETRGYQGRSEAIRDLARAGLAETALEEGEAGNCVAALVYVYDHAARELSKRLTNAFHDHHELSLTTLHVHLDHGSCMEVSVLKGDGDAVRKMAERVIAERGVRHGRAVIIPVGDDDSGAGHEHGHHHHHHRDKP from the coding sequence ATGCAACGGGTGACCATCACGCTGGACGACGATCTGCTCGCCGACATCGACCGTCTGGTGGAAACCCGCGGCTATCAGGGCCGGTCGGAGGCGATCCGCGATCTGGCCCGTGCGGGACTGGCCGAAACCGCCCTGGAGGAAGGCGAGGCGGGGAATTGCGTGGCGGCACTGGTCTATGTCTACGACCATGCGGCGCGGGAACTGTCGAAGCGGCTGACCAACGCCTTCCACGACCATCACGAATTGTCCCTGACCACGCTGCATGTCCACCTCGACCACGGCAGCTGCATGGAGGTTTCGGTTCTGAAGGGGGACGGCGATGCGGTGAGGAAGATGGCCGAGCGGGTGATCGCCGAACGCGGCGTCCGCCACGGGCGGGCCGTGATCATCCCGGTGGGCGACGACGATTCAGGCGCCGGGCATGAACATGGGCATCACCATCATCACCACCGGGATAAGCCGTAG
- a CDS encoding ABC transporter substrate-binding protein: MTKPVSILRRSLLGTALLLATGIAGLTPAPAQAEATEVRFARNLGLGYLPLYVMQDKGLVEKQARAAGLGEVKASYTPLGNPTTITEATLSGNADFGAAGVPAFIIAWDKTKGNANLRGLAALNAQPAYLNTNRADVKSLKDFTAKDRIVVPSVRASYQAIVLQIAAEQAFGPGQHAKLDPQTVSLAHPDGTAALLSGRTEITAHFTSPPFQDQQLRDPRIHKVLSSYDVLGGPASFSALWTSTAFHDANPKLTKAVLAALEEAVAQIKADPQEAARAYIRIENSKLGVEEVAAMIAHPEISYDLAPRGIGTFTDFMARIGSLRNRPADWRDLFFAGIHDRAGS, translated from the coding sequence ATGACCAAGCCCGTATCCATCCTGCGCCGGAGCCTGCTGGGCACCGCGCTGCTCCTCGCCACCGGAATCGCCGGCCTGACGCCGGCACCGGCGCAAGCGGAGGCGACGGAGGTGCGCTTCGCCCGCAACCTCGGCCTCGGCTATCTGCCGCTCTATGTCATGCAGGACAAGGGGCTGGTGGAAAAGCAGGCGCGCGCCGCCGGTCTTGGCGAGGTGAAGGCCAGCTACACCCCGCTCGGCAATCCGACGACGATCACCGAGGCCACCCTGTCCGGCAACGCCGATTTCGGCGCGGCGGGGGTTCCGGCCTTCATCATCGCCTGGGACAAGACGAAGGGGAACGCCAACCTGCGCGGCCTGGCGGCGCTGAACGCCCAGCCGGCCTACCTCAACACGAACCGCGCCGACGTGAAGAGCCTGAAGGACTTCACCGCGAAGGACCGCATCGTCGTCCCGTCGGTCCGCGCCTCCTATCAGGCGATCGTGCTGCAGATCGCGGCGGAGCAGGCCTTCGGCCCCGGCCAGCATGCGAAGCTCGACCCCCAGACCGTTTCGCTGGCCCATCCCGACGGCACCGCCGCCCTGCTGTCCGGCAGGACGGAAATCACGGCGCACTTCACCAGCCCGCCCTTCCAGGACCAGCAGCTGCGCGATCCGAGGATCCACAAGGTGCTGAGCAGCTACGACGTGCTGGGCGGCCCGGCCTCCTTCAGCGCGCTGTGGACCTCCACCGCCTTCCACGATGCCAACCCGAAACTGACCAAGGCGGTGCTGGCGGCGTTGGAGGAGGCGGTGGCGCAGATCAAGGCCGACCCGCAGGAAGCGGCCCGCGCCTACATCCGCATCGAGAACTCCAAGCTGGGCGTGGAGGAGGTGGCGGCGATGATCGCGCATCCCGAAATCTCCTACGATCTCGCCCCGCGCGGCATCGGCACCTTCACCGACTTCATGGCGCGCATCGGCTCCCTCCGCAACCGGCCGGCGGACTGGCGCGACCTGTTCTTCGCCGGCATCCACGACCGCGCCGGCAGCTGA
- a CDS encoding TauD/TfdA dioxygenase family protein: protein MSKTITSQTDFTAHPVSPTLGAEIHGLDLSQPLGPDTASALADALDRHLVLVFRDQTLSDADLVRVSAHFGPLDKAPITENGRLHAPGYEEVYVISNITENGRPIGALGAGESVWHADMTYLETPPYASSLYALEVPAEGGDTGFLSMFAAYDALPDALKRRVEGLSIKHDSTTNSGGYLRQGFAAPADVATSPGTVHPLVITHPVTGAKALLLGRRPHAHIPGLSVAESEALLDEIWAAAVRTELAWHHRWRMGDLVMWDNRWTMHRRDPFPDDQRRRMHRTQIAVPADRRRTKTDIRREFGNIPKRPDTGENFAPGFNSALPA, encoded by the coding sequence ATGTCCAAGACAATTACTTCTCAGACCGACTTCACCGCCCACCCGGTCTCGCCCACGCTCGGCGCCGAGATCCACGGCCTCGACCTGTCGCAGCCGCTCGGCCCCGACACCGCATCGGCGCTGGCCGACGCACTGGACCGCCATCTGGTGCTGGTGTTCCGCGACCAGACCCTGTCGGACGCCGACCTCGTCCGCGTCTCCGCTCATTTCGGCCCGCTCGACAAGGCGCCGATCACCGAGAACGGACGGCTGCACGCGCCGGGTTACGAGGAGGTCTACGTCATCTCCAACATCACGGAGAACGGCCGGCCCATCGGCGCGTTGGGGGCGGGAGAGTCGGTGTGGCACGCCGACATGACCTATCTGGAGACGCCGCCCTACGCCAGCAGCCTCTATGCGCTGGAGGTGCCGGCCGAGGGTGGCGACACCGGCTTCCTCAGCATGTTCGCCGCCTATGACGCCCTGCCCGACGCGCTGAAACGGCGGGTGGAGGGGCTGTCGATCAAGCATGACAGCACGACCAACAGCGGCGGCTATCTGCGCCAGGGCTTCGCCGCGCCGGCCGATGTCGCCACCTCGCCCGGCACGGTGCATCCGCTGGTCATCACCCACCCCGTGACCGGGGCCAAGGCGCTGCTGCTGGGTCGCCGTCCCCATGCCCATATCCCCGGCCTGTCCGTCGCGGAAAGCGAGGCCCTGCTCGACGAGATCTGGGCCGCGGCGGTGCGGACGGAGCTTGCCTGGCACCACCGTTGGCGGATGGGCGATCTGGTGATGTGGGACAACCGCTGGACCATGCACCGCCGCGATCCCTTCCCCGACGACCAGCGCCGCCGCATGCACCGTACCCAGATCGCGGTGCCGGCGGACCGGCGACGGACAAAGACCGATATTCGGCGGGAGTTCGGCAATATCCCCAAACGGCCGGACACGGGGGAAAACTTCGCTCCCGGCTTCAACAGCGCGCTTCCGGCCTGA
- a CDS encoding ABC transporter substrate-binding protein: protein MTANSAIPLSRPLSRRDLIAAGAVTLAAPFVLRRRAVAAEPLRLSWNAGAVCFSAVPLAFQLDLFKKHGLEVELINFTGSTDQLLEAIATGKADAGVGMALRWLKPLEQGFDVKISAGLHGGCMRLFGAKEAGVKTVLDLPGKTIGVSDMASPSKNFFSVVLTKFGIDPNKDVEWRQFPADLLGLAVEKGEIHAIADGDPLVWRHTKDPRMAEITNNVCGEFATRTCCLVGVRGSLLRENRPAAKALTTALIEAQHAAYADLRAAAAAYAPYAPKFPVEELEAMLRSHAHNVTPIGDELRQQLALYTDELKSVSVIKRSTDSQRFAGRITVDLA from the coding sequence ATGACCGCGAATTCGGCTATTCCTCTTTCCCGCCCGCTTTCCCGCCGCGACCTGATCGCCGCTGGCGCCGTCACCCTCGCCGCTCCCTTCGTCCTGCGCCGGCGGGCGGTGGCGGCCGAGCCGTTGCGCCTGTCCTGGAACGCCGGAGCCGTCTGCTTCTCCGCCGTGCCGCTGGCCTTCCAGCTCGACCTGTTCAAGAAGCACGGGCTGGAGGTGGAGCTGATCAACTTCACCGGTTCCACCGACCAGCTTCTGGAAGCCATCGCCACCGGCAAGGCCGATGCCGGCGTCGGCATGGCCCTGCGCTGGCTGAAGCCGCTGGAGCAGGGCTTCGACGTGAAGATCTCCGCCGGCTTGCATGGCGGCTGCATGCGGCTGTTCGGGGCGAAGGAAGCCGGGGTGAAGACCGTGCTGGACCTGCCCGGCAAGACCATCGGCGTCAGCGACATGGCCAGCCCGTCGAAGAACTTCTTCTCCGTCGTGCTGACGAAATTCGGCATCGACCCGAACAAGGACGTCGAATGGCGCCAGTTCCCCGCCGACCTGCTGGGGCTGGCAGTGGAGAAGGGCGAGATCCACGCCATCGCCGACGGCGATCCGCTGGTCTGGCGCCACACCAAGGATCCGCGGATGGCGGAGATCACCAACAACGTCTGCGGCGAGTTCGCCACCCGCACCTGCTGCCTCGTCGGCGTGCGCGGCAGCCTGCTGCGCGAGAACCGCCCGGCGGCAAAGGCGCTGACCACGGCGCTGATCGAGGCGCAGCACGCCGCCTATGCCGACCTGCGCGCCGCCGCTGCGGCCTACGCCCCCTACGCCCCGAAATTCCCGGTGGAGGAGTTGGAGGCGATGCTGCGCAGCCACGCCCACAACGTCACCCCCATCGGCGACGAGCTGCGCCAGCAGCTGGCGCTCTACACCGACGAACTGAAGAGCGTGTCGGTCATAAAGCGCTCCACCGACAGCCAGCGCTTCGCCGGGCGCATCACGGTCGACCTCGCCTGA
- a CDS encoding acyl-CoA dehydrogenase family protein: MPFDDLPFPAASFGESRTAPAVDPLLIAALSAEFAQRADEHDAAASFPFENFERLAEVGIPALVTPESAGGRGGGLGDALAVVNGIARGEPSTALVLVLQYVIHSQLWRGSAWPEALRERIARSAATDGALINILRVEPELGTPHRGGLPATTARKVPGGWRISGTKIYSTGSPALSWLGVWARTDDPEPLVGTWVVPRGGGLAEQGIELRESWNHIGMRASGSHEVVFHDVFVPDDHAGELRPPAGWTAPDAIATAWMSTLFSGVYDGIARAARDWLIGFLHARKPTGLGGASLATVPRLQEALGGIEALLLTNRILLRSLSAALDGGTPPSQSDALLVKYTVTNNAIDAVARAIEVTGNPGLSRDNPLERHYRDVLCARVHAPQNDMILTGAGRAALSPQSPR, translated from the coding sequence ATGCCCTTCGACGACCTGCCCTTTCCGGCCGCCAGTTTTGGCGAGTCCCGCACTGCTCCGGCAGTCGACCCGTTGCTGATCGCGGCCCTGTCGGCGGAGTTCGCGCAGCGCGCCGACGAGCATGACGCCGCCGCCAGCTTCCCGTTCGAGAATTTCGAGCGGCTGGCGGAGGTGGGAATTCCGGCGCTGGTCACGCCGGAATCCGCAGGCGGCAGGGGCGGCGGGCTGGGCGATGCCCTGGCCGTGGTGAACGGCATCGCCCGCGGCGAGCCATCCACCGCGCTGGTTCTGGTGCTGCAGTATGTCATCCACAGCCAGCTCTGGCGCGGGTCCGCCTGGCCGGAGGCTCTGCGTGAGCGTATCGCCCGCTCCGCCGCGACGGACGGTGCCCTGATCAACATCCTGCGGGTGGAGCCGGAGCTGGGCACGCCCCACCGCGGCGGCCTGCCGGCGACGACGGCGCGCAAGGTACCGGGCGGCTGGCGCATCTCGGGCACCAAGATCTACTCCACCGGCAGTCCCGCCCTGTCCTGGCTCGGCGTCTGGGCGCGCACCGACGACCCGGAACCGCTGGTCGGCACCTGGGTGGTTCCGCGCGGCGGTGGCCTGGCCGAACAGGGGATCGAGTTGCGGGAAAGCTGGAACCACATCGGCATGCGGGCCAGCGGCAGCCACGAGGTGGTGTTCCACGACGTCTTCGTTCCCGACGACCATGCCGGCGAACTGCGCCCGCCCGCCGGCTGGACCGCCCCCGATGCGATCGCCACCGCCTGGATGTCCACACTGTTCAGTGGCGTCTATGACGGTATCGCCCGTGCCGCACGCGACTGGCTGATCGGCTTCCTGCACGCCCGCAAGCCGACCGGGCTCGGCGGGGCTTCGCTGGCGACCGTTCCCCGCCTGCAGGAGGCGCTGGGCGGGATCGAGGCGCTGCTGCTGACCAACCGCATCCTTCTGCGTTCGCTGTCGGCGGCGCTCGACGGCGGCACTCCGCCCTCGCAAAGCGACGCCCTGCTGGTGAAATACACGGTGACCAACAACGCCATCGACGCGGTGGCACGGGCTATCGAGGTCACCGGCAATCCCGGCCTTTCGCGCGACAATCCGCTGGAGCGCCACTATCGCGACGTGCTTTGCGCCCGCGTCCATGCTCCGCAGAACGACATGATCCTGACCGGTGCCGGACGAGCCGCCCTTTCACCGCAAAGCCCGCGATGA
- a CDS encoding ABC transporter permease: protein MAVTRTSRFWMRFLAGRLIRLAILLPLVAGSAFTLLSVSPVDPVRAYVGDRMNRVGPEQQALIAAKWGLDQPPLVQFGRWAGNLLQGDFGTSMIFSQPVAEVLIDRAGTSLALMTLSWLLAGAIGFALGIVAGALEGSWIDRAIRTYCFALASAPTFWMGILFLMLFSVALGWAPFCCAGPPGVVAADVTLADRLAHLALPALTLSLLGIAQVTLHTRDKVREVMASDYATLAFAQGLRRLPVAMRHGLRNAALPALTLQFAHLGELFGGSILAETVFAYPGLGQATVLAGTRSDAPLLLGIALFASVFVFTGNLIADILHHALDPRQRRLADAVR, encoded by the coding sequence ATGGCGGTGACACGAACCAGCCGCTTCTGGATGCGCTTTCTCGCCGGCCGGCTGATCCGCCTGGCGATTCTCCTGCCGCTGGTCGCAGGCAGCGCCTTCACGCTGCTGTCCGTCTCGCCGGTCGATCCGGTGCGCGCCTATGTCGGCGACCGCATGAACCGGGTCGGACCGGAGCAGCAGGCCCTGATCGCCGCCAAATGGGGCCTGGACCAGCCGCCCCTGGTCCAGTTCGGACGATGGGCCGGCAACCTGCTGCAGGGCGATTTCGGCACCTCGATGATCTTCTCCCAGCCGGTGGCCGAGGTGCTGATCGACCGGGCGGGCACGTCGCTCGCCCTGATGACGCTGTCCTGGCTGCTGGCCGGCGCCATCGGCTTCGCGCTCGGCATCGTCGCCGGGGCGCTTGAGGGCTCCTGGATCGACCGGGCCATCCGGACCTATTGCTTCGCCCTCGCCTCGGCGCCGACCTTCTGGATGGGGATCCTCTTCCTCATGCTGTTCTCGGTCGCCCTGGGCTGGGCGCCCTTCTGCTGCGCCGGCCCGCCGGGGGTGGTCGCCGCGGACGTCACCTTGGCCGACCGGCTTGCCCATCTCGCCCTGCCGGCGCTGACCCTGTCGCTGCTCGGCATCGCGCAGGTGACGCTGCACACGCGGGACAAGGTGCGGGAGGTGATGGCCAGCGACTACGCGACCCTGGCCTTCGCACAGGGATTGCGGCGCCTGCCGGTGGCGATGCGCCACGGGCTGCGCAACGCGGCGCTGCCGGCGCTGACGCTGCAATTCGCCCATCTCGGCGAACTGTTCGGCGGCTCGATCCTGGCTGAGACGGTGTTCGCCTATCCCGGCCTGGGACAGGCCACCGTACTGGCCGGCACGCGCAGCGACGCGCCGCTCCTGCTCGGCATCGCGCTCTTCGCCTCCGTCTTCGTGTTCACCGGCAACCTGATCGCCGACATTCTCCACCACGCGCTGGACCCGCGTCAGCGCCGCCTTGCGGATGCCGTCCGATGA
- a CDS encoding LLM class flavin-dependent oxidoreductase, which produces MTAAHTPPSHPIRFVGFVGNHNSSEIIPRQGPVVDRDYIETVAKAHELGGFDSVLQAFHADAPDSLQVSQHITGVTDRLGVLIAHRPGFQAPTILARQLATLDQLSRGRVAINVITGAERGELARDGNTVDDKDERYARTSEFLDIVRAEWTSDKPFDYRGRFYQVENAFSQVKPYNPSGIPVWIAGASSAAVEVAGRHADTYAVWGETQDQVRELLARVRAAVAKAGRPQPAFSLSLRPILADTEDAAWAKAEAIYEKAKALLEKTGFSRGGLPNNEGARRLLAIADKGHRHDKRLWTAIAALTGAKGNSTSLVGTPDQVADALLDYYDLGVTTFLIRGFDPLPDAIAYGRDLLPRVHQLLAERRRARAVAAE; this is translated from the coding sequence ATGACCGCTGCCCATACCCCGCCATCCCACCCGATCCGCTTCGTCGGCTTCGTCGGCAACCACAATTCGTCGGAGATCATCCCGCGCCAGGGTCCGGTGGTGGACCGCGACTATATCGAGACGGTCGCCAAGGCGCATGAGCTGGGCGGCTTCGATTCGGTGCTCCAGGCCTTCCACGCCGACGCACCCGACAGCCTGCAGGTCAGCCAGCACATCACCGGCGTCACCGACCGGCTGGGCGTGCTGATCGCCCACCGGCCCGGATTCCAGGCGCCGACGATCCTGGCCCGCCAACTGGCGACCCTCGACCAGCTCAGCCGCGGCCGCGTCGCCATCAACGTCATCACCGGCGCCGAGCGCGGCGAGCTTGCCCGCGACGGCAACACGGTGGACGACAAGGACGAGCGCTATGCCCGCACGTCGGAATTCCTCGACATCGTCCGCGCCGAATGGACCAGCGACAAGCCCTTCGACTACCGGGGCCGCTTCTATCAGGTCGAAAACGCCTTCTCGCAAGTGAAGCCCTACAACCCGTCCGGCATCCCGGTGTGGATCGCCGGCGCCTCCTCGGCGGCCGTCGAGGTCGCCGGGCGCCATGCCGACACCTATGCGGTGTGGGGCGAAACCCAGGATCAGGTGCGGGAGCTGCTGGCCCGCGTGCGTGCCGCCGTCGCCAAGGCCGGCCGTCCGCAGCCGGCCTTCAGCCTGTCGCTGCGCCCGATCCTGGCCGACACCGAGGACGCCGCCTGGGCCAAGGCCGAGGCCATCTACGAGAAGGCCAAGGCGCTGCTGGAGAAGACCGGATTCAGCCGTGGCGGGTTGCCGAACAACGAGGGCGCCCGCCGCCTGCTGGCCATCGCCGACAAGGGGCACCGCCACGACAAGCGCCTGTGGACCGCCATCGCCGCCCTGACCGGGGCCAAGGGCAACTCCACCTCTCTGGTCGGCACGCCCGATCAGGTCGCCGACGCGCTGCTGGATTATTACGACCTCGGCGTCACCACCTTCCTGATCCGCGGCTTCGATCCGCTGCCCGATGCCATCGCCTATGGCCGGGATCTTCTGCCGCGCGTCCATCAGCTGCTGGCCGAGCGCCGGCGCGCCCGGGCCGTCGCGGCGGAGTGA
- a CDS encoding ABC transporter substrate-binding protein encodes MRSLLYPVLAAALLAVSSATFPAAAAPKTELMLAVHGEPDSGFDPTLGWGEYGYPLFQSTLLKRDAKLDFVPDLATAWTLSDDRKSWTVTIRGDVKFSDGRPLTARDVAFTYETAKKTGSVLDLTELVSVRAVDQQTVVFELKAPRITFLNTLSILGIVPEHAYDARTYGRAPIGSGPFRLVSWTGGEQAIVEPNPLYYGTKPAFSKVTFLFTKDDATYAAARTGKIDVAAISNALAGTVPAGMVQVVAKTVDNRGLAFPIQPDTGRKTGKGYPIGNNVTADPAIRKAVNVALDRNALAAAVLNGFGRPAYGPADDLPWDNPAHRLADADPAAARKILADAGWKPGADGILEKNGVRAKFSIYYSAADSTRQSLALASADMIRPLGIEVEVLGRSWDEIRPRMHSNVVVFGAGSHDPFEAYNLYVGTGAEGGWWFNTGLYDNPAVKAHFDKALSAASMADLVPGWQAAAWDGKTGYGMKGDAAWAWMVNIDHVYFVSECLDIGPRQIEPHGHGFPITYNLEDWRWTCP; translated from the coding sequence ATGCGATCCCTGCTGTATCCGGTTCTCGCCGCCGCATTGCTGGCCGTCTCCTCCGCCACCTTTCCCGCCGCCGCCGCGCCCAAGACCGAGCTGATGCTGGCGGTGCATGGCGAGCCGGACAGCGGCTTCGACCCGACGCTCGGCTGGGGTGAATACGGCTATCCCCTGTTCCAGTCGACGCTGCTGAAGCGCGACGCCAAGCTGGACTTCGTTCCCGACCTCGCGACCGCCTGGACCCTGTCCGACGACCGCAAATCCTGGACCGTGACCATCCGCGGCGACGTGAAATTCTCCGACGGACGGCCGCTGACCGCCAGGGACGTCGCCTTCACCTATGAGACGGCGAAGAAGACCGGGTCGGTGCTCGACCTCACCGAACTCGTCTCCGTCCGGGCCGTCGACCAGCAGACCGTGGTCTTCGAACTGAAGGCGCCCCGCATCACCTTCCTCAATACGCTCTCCATCCTCGGGATCGTTCCCGAGCACGCGTACGACGCCAGGACCTACGGCCGCGCGCCGATCGGCTCCGGCCCGTTCCGGCTGGTGTCCTGGACCGGGGGCGAGCAGGCGATCGTCGAACCGAACCCCCTCTACTACGGCACCAAGCCGGCCTTCTCGAAGGTGACCTTCCTCTTCACCAAGGACGACGCCACCTATGCCGCCGCCAGGACCGGCAAGATCGACGTGGCGGCGATCTCCAATGCGCTCGCCGGCACCGTCCCGGCCGGCATGGTCCAGGTCGTTGCCAAGACGGTCGACAACCGCGGCCTCGCCTTCCCGATCCAGCCCGACACCGGCCGGAAGACCGGCAAGGGCTATCCCATCGGCAACAACGTGACCGCCGATCCCGCCATCCGCAAGGCGGTGAACGTGGCGCTGGACCGCAACGCCCTGGCGGCGGCCGTGCTGAACGGTTTCGGCCGGCCGGCCTACGGTCCCGCCGACGACCTGCCCTGGGACAACCCCGCGCATCGCCTCGCCGACGCCGATCCGGCGGCTGCCCGCAAGATCCTGGCCGACGCCGGCTGGAAGCCGGGTGCCGACGGAATCCTGGAAAAGAACGGCGTCCGGGCGAAGTTCAGCATATATTATTCCGCCGCCGATTCCACCCGGCAGTCCCTGGCCCTGGCGAGCGCCGACATGATCCGTCCACTCGGTATCGAGGTGGAGGTGCTGGGCCGGAGCTGGGACGAGATCCGGCCGAGGATGCATTCCAACGTCGTGGTTTTCGGCGCCGGCAGCCACGATCCGTTCGAGGCCTACAACCTCTATGTCGGAACCGGCGCGGAGGGCGGCTGGTGGTTCAACACCGGGCTCTACGACAATCCGGCGGTGAAGGCCCATTTCGACAAGGCGCTGTCGGCGGCGTCGATGGCCGATCTGGTTCCCGGATGGCAGGCCGCCGCCTGGGACGGCAAAACCGGCTACGGCATGAAGGGCGATGCCGCCTGGGCCTGGATGGTCAACATCGATCACGTCTATTTCGTCTCCGAATGCCTCGACATCGGGCCCCGCCAGATCGAGCCGCACGGCCACGGCTTCCCCATCACCTACAATCTGGAAGACTGGCGCTGGACCTGCCCGTGA